In Rana temporaria chromosome 3, aRanTem1.1, whole genome shotgun sequence, a single window of DNA contains:
- the LOC120930993 gene encoding olfactory receptor 1468-like gives MDEKNKTIVAIHLLGLQTPQSLTFFVFFLFLLFYCITICGNFLIITLVSYSKTLHSPMYFFLSQLAVSDMLLTTDILPYMLHSVLENTTIFSISNCITQLYFFGVSITFECLLLTVMSYDRYLAICKPLHYPLLMNHQFCWMTIITSWSLSILAVLTYTLDMSKLHFCGPNIIDHFFCDLDPILQLSCSSTNLVQLLVTLSTIFFAVIPFFGIIISYVYIIVTIFEIPSITGRQKVFSTCSSHLTVVSIFYGTLLFVYLIPSRGQSWNITKFVSLLYTVVTPMLNPIIYSLRNKDLKKVVGKIIDNVLKLHFCSHQNMQKF, from the coding sequence ATGGATGAGAAAAACAAGACCATCGTTGCTATCCACCTCTTAGGGCTTCAGACTCCACAAAGTTTAAcgttttttgtattctttttatttcttctgtTTTATTGTATCACTATATGTGGAAATTTCCTGATCATCACTCTGGTGTCCTACAGCAAAACCCTCCATTCTCCCATGTACTTCTTCCTCTCCCAGCTCGCTGTATCAGATATGTTATTAACGACTGATATTCTTCCTTACATGCTCCATTCTGTTTTGGAAAATACCACTATCTTTTCCATCTCTAATTGTATCACCCAGTTGTATTTCTTTGGTGTCTCAATAACTTTTGAGTGTCTTTTACTGACAGTGATGTCTTATGACAGATatttggccatctgtaagccattACATTATCCTTTGTTAATGAACCATCAGTTTTGTTGGATGACAATTATCACAAGTTGGAGTTTAAGTATTTTAGCAGTATTGACTTACACTTTAGACATGTCAAAATTACACTTTTGTGGTCCCAATATTATTGATCATTTTTTTTGTGATCTTGACCCAATCCTACAACTCTCCTGCTCCAGTACCAACCTTGTTCAACTATTAGTGACACTATCAACCATATTTTTTGCTGTCATCCCATTTTTTGGCATCATTATctcatatgtatatattattgtcACCATTTTTGAAATCCCATCTATTACCGGCAGACAGAAAGTTTTCTCAACATGCAGCTCCCACCTGACTGTTGTCTCAATTTTTTATGGTACCTTACTTTTTGTGTATTTGATACCTAGCAGAGGACAATCATGGAACATCACAAAATTTGTGTCATTACTGTACACTGTGGTCACCCCTATGCTTAATCCAATTATATACAGCCTGAGGAATAAAGACCTGAAAAAGGTTGTTGGAAAAATTATCGACAATGttttgaaattacatttctgTAGTCATCAAAATATGCAAAAGTTTTAA